A genomic window from Gemmatimonadaceae bacterium includes:
- a CDS encoding IS110 family transposase — MIGIDLHKRESQLCILDGQGGVTERRIVTSRDRFTAVLGARPPARILVEASTESEWVACHLESLGHAVVVADPNFAPMYATRSRRVKTDKRDARTLADALRLGAYRPAHRVSAARRHVRAELAVREALVRTRTRCIALAKALVRRDGLRVPNSTAAWFVERLTALPLSPELAAELAPLVAILAPLNVQIAAADARIAALGRTDPIVALLQTAPAVGPVTSSGIVAIADDIGRFPSAHQFEAFLGLVPGERSSGEKRRLGHITKAGNRRARYLLVEAAWRILRSKSSDTAVLRAWAQRILHRRGTKIAAVALARRLAGILYAMWRDQRAYDAGHLRTPQPVPASAA, encoded by the coding sequence ATGATAGGCATCGATCTCCACAAGCGCGAGAGCCAGCTCTGCATCCTCGACGGGCAGGGCGGCGTCACCGAACGACGCATCGTCACGAGCCGCGACCGCTTCACCGCGGTGCTGGGCGCGCGTCCGCCCGCACGCATCCTCGTCGAGGCGTCGACCGAGAGCGAGTGGGTCGCGTGCCACCTCGAGTCCCTCGGGCATGCGGTCGTCGTCGCCGACCCGAACTTCGCGCCGATGTACGCCACGCGCAGCCGCCGGGTGAAGACGGACAAGCGCGATGCGCGGACCCTGGCTGACGCGCTCCGGCTCGGCGCCTATCGTCCGGCGCACCGCGTCTCGGCGGCGCGGCGGCACGTGCGGGCCGAGCTTGCCGTGCGCGAGGCGCTCGTCCGGACGCGCACGCGGTGCATCGCGCTCGCCAAGGCCCTCGTGCGCCGCGACGGCCTGCGCGTGCCGAACAGCACGGCCGCGTGGTTTGTCGAACGACTCACCGCGCTCCCGCTCTCGCCGGAGCTGGCGGCCGAGCTCGCGCCGCTGGTCGCGATCCTCGCGCCGCTGAACGTGCAGATCGCGGCCGCCGACGCGCGCATCGCGGCGCTCGGGCGGACGGACCCGATCGTCGCGCTGCTGCAGACGGCCCCCGCCGTCGGGCCGGTGACGTCCAGCGGCATCGTCGCGATCGCGGATGACATCGGCCGGTTCCCGTCGGCGCACCAGTTCGAGGCCTTCCTCGGGTTGGTGCCCGGGGAGCGGAGCTCGGGCGAGAAGCGGCGACTCGGCCACATCACGAAGGCGGGCAACCGGCGCGCGCGCTATCTCCTGGTCGAGGCGGCGTGGCGCATCCTCCGCTCCAAGTCAAGCGACACCGCGGTGTTGCGGGCGTGGGCGCAGCGCATCCTGCATCGCCGCGGCACGAAGATCGCGGCGGTCGCGCTGGCGCGGCGGCTCGCGGGCATCCTCTATGCGATGTGGCGGGACCAGCGGGCGTACGACGCGGGCCACCTGCGGACGCCGCAGCCCGTGCCGGCGTCCGCCGCATGA